The Pyrenophora tritici-repentis strain M4 chromosome 3, whole genome shotgun sequence genome has a window encoding:
- a CDS encoding Pyr-redox-3 multi-domain protein, which translates to MGGSEMPNGLNVNGYGHNYDYPPSHVDGPYKILDQYHSKPAKLRVACVGAGASGLCLAYKMEKMLEPGSWELTLYEKNPHFGGTWYENTYPGVACDIPSHDYNFTWDPKPDWSTFFASGKEIQGYFEDFAERHGSKKYMQMNSRIEEAVWNDADGCYSITIRNPRTGSMRKDWAHVLVNGSGILNNWKWPDIEGLHDFKGPLLHSASWDHSVDFNNITAAVIGVGSTSVQIVPSLQKIVKQLEVFIRSPTWISPPFGAGALNDDLQKGQDVDPGQRQYTFTEADIKKFKEDPEYHLEFRKKIEAEINSLFGMYQQNSALQNQFQDVITKEMHRRMGPGHEKLKESIIPKWSVGCRRISPGDGFLEALVQDNVTPVFSGIERIVPEGIKTVDGKIHKLDAIVCATGFQVAFKPAFKVVNGSNTSIQEDWANGPNLYMGVSAPRFPNYYTIVGPGATWSNGTLIPSIETTIEYSIKCMKKMQTEGIKAMSVKQDALDEIYAHFDEFHKTTVWQEACRSWFKDGQIKNRIYLWPGATIHFLKSIKTPRWEDYDYVYRYKNRFAFLGNGDVKATAARDVQGLSPYIRNWDHEWDIE; encoded by the exons ATGGGGGGCTCAGAGATGCCAAATGGACTCAATGTCAATGGATATGGGCACAACTACGACTATCCACCATCACACGTCGACGGCCCATACAAGATTCTTGACCAATACCATTCCAAGCCAGCTAAGCTACGAGTCGCGTGCGTCGGTGCCGGTGCATCGGGCCTTTGCTTAGCATACAAGATGGAGAAGATGCTGGAGCCAGGGTCCTGGGAGTTGACGTTGTATGAGAAGAACCCGCACTTTGGGGGTACTTGGTACGAGAATACCTATCCAGGGGTGGCTTGCGACATACCTTCGCACGACTACAACTTTACTTGGGACCCCAAGCCAGACTGGTCAACTTTCTTCGCATCGGGCAAGGAGATTCAAGGCTATTTTGAAGATTTTGCGGAAAGACATGGGAGCAAGAAGTATATGCAGATGAATAGTAGAATTGAGGAGGCGGTCTGGAATGATGCGGATGGCTGCTACAGTATAACCATCAGAAATCCAAGGACTGGCTCGATGAGGAAAGATTGGGCGCATGTGTTAGTCAATGGCTCAG GCATTCTCAACAACTGGAAATGGCCAGACATCGAGGGCCTGCACGACTTCAAGGGCCCCTTACTACACTCAGCATCCTGGGACCACAGCGTCGATTTCAACAACATCACCGCAGCCGTCATCGGCGTCGGTTCTACCAGTGTACAAATTGTTCCTTCTCTACAAAAGATTGTCAAACAGCTTGAGGTCTTCATCAGAAGCCCCACATGGATATCGCCGCCATTCGGTGCCGGTGCGCTCAACGACGATCTGCAGAAGGGTCAAGATGTTGACCCAGGTCAGCGGCAATACACTTTTACGGAAGCAGATATCAAGAAGTTCAAGGAAGACCCCGAATACCACCTGGAATTTCGTAAGAAGATCGAAGCCGAAATCAACAGTCTATTCGGTATGTACCAACAGAATTCAGCATTGCAGAATCAGTTCCAGGACGTTATCACTAAGGAGATGCACCGTCGCATGGGTCCCGGCCACGAGAAGCTCAAAGAGTCCATCATACCCAAATGGTCGGTCGGATGTCGACGGATTTCACCTGGCGATGGCTTTCTGGAAGCACTAGTACAAGACAACGTTACACCGGTCTTTAGTGGCATCGAACGCATTGTACCAGAAGGAATCAAGACCGTCGACGGGAAGATCCATAAGCTGGACGCCATCGTATGTGCCACAGGTTTTCAAGTCGCTTTCAAACCAGCCTTCAAAGTTGTCAACGGTTCCAACACATCTATCCAGGAGGATTGGGCTAATGGCCCTAATCTTTACATGGGTGTTTCTGCGCCGCGTTTCCCCAACTACTATACCATCGTTGGACCCGGCGCAACTTGGAGCAATGGTACGTTGATACCAAGTATCGAAACGACCATAGAGTACAGCATCAAGTGCATGAAGAAGATGCAGACAGAGGGTATCAAGGCGATGAGTGTAAAGCAAGATGCGTTAGATGAGATTTACGCGCATTTCGATGAGTTTCACAAGACTACGGTGTGGCAGGAGGCGTGTAGGAGTTGGTTCAAAGACGGCCAGATCAAGAATAGGATCTACCTTTGGCCTGGTGCG ACGATACACTTCCTCAAGTCGATCAAGACACCACGCTGGGAGGACTACGATTACGTATACAGATACAAGAACCGGTTCGCGTTTCTGGGCAATGGAGACGTGAAGGCAACGGCGGCTAGAGATGTGCAGGGCTTGAGCCCGTACATTCGGAACTGGGACCACGAATGGGATATTGAATAG